The Zobellia alginiliquefaciens genome contains a region encoding:
- a CDS encoding SusC/RagA family TonB-linked outer membrane protein produces MKKQKTKVYPFWVTFKEHFKVCCCAFLLSAFSIEVYAVTVPRVSESNFNEVQKQITGVVKDNIGVPLAGVNVLIDGSTIGTQTDFDGQYTIEASAGDILIFSYIGMKTQSLTVGQSNSVDITMEEDAASLDEVVVIGYGTQKKSDLTGAVGSVTAAELQERPAASLTQSLSGKMPGVSVSINSGRPGGKSNIRIRGNSSVSLSNDPLYVVDGVILVSSGLANNSSPIDYINPNDIASLEVLKDASATAIYGSRGANGVILVTTKRGSVSGGKISYDSYYSLGSLSKKVGVLNSEEFLMIEEVAYQNAEKYDAVGFANGKYTDPALKRTDPNLFDANGNPLYDTDWQDEVTRAAFTQNHQLSFTGGSEKGSYGAFLGYMNEEGIMKDSWLKRYSGRFVFDSNIRDWMKVGGSLSYNNQKERVIHASWVGRNMIENIPIIPVKYPDGSWASNADYPGMEGGPNPVRVGEEYKKFLRTSTILGNIFANITLAKGLNFRTSIGVNNVEQKTDEYAGRELSFIGTNTNGYAVREANEYTSWQFENYLTYNKEIAETHSITGLLGISWQHINNTGFSARAENFSDDFFSFDNLGAGSVIGSPSSSAFAYGLNSYFGRINYGLQNKYLLTVTGRVDGSSKFGASNKYAFFPSAALAWKVSEENFLKESATISNLKLRASYGVTGNSEIPAYGALPGLGNYAYVVNDAVVNGIGIDRLANPDLKWEKTNQVDAGIEIGLFDGRVSLEADIYRKLTEDMLLNSPVPTSSGYASVFRNIGSMENKGVEFSLGTKNIVNTDFSWDTDFNIAMNKNEVVALSGGSDIFSGRTIIREGEPVGSFFGLVHLGTWGTDEADEAAKYFRLPGDVKIEDRNDDGVINQADRAIIGKGMPDGYGSLINTFRYKNFELLVDLQFQYGNDVMYITTRPQENRQGIANSLSTVLDGWTPENQDTPIAQWRPVSAGYDNLDTSHMIQDGSFVRGRNLLLSYNFSPDIAEKLMLSRLKIYTSAQNFFVSTKYQGYDPEVQTSDTTFGQGEVNFDQYPKPRVFMIGLNATF; encoded by the coding sequence ATGAAAAAACAGAAAACCAAAGTTTATCCTTTTTGGGTAACATTCAAGGAGCATTTTAAGGTTTGCTGCTGTGCATTCCTTTTATCCGCATTTTCCATAGAGGTTTATGCTGTAACTGTGCCCAGGGTGTCGGAATCTAATTTTAACGAGGTTCAGAAACAAATTACAGGTGTTGTCAAAGATAATATAGGGGTGCCATTGGCAGGAGTAAACGTGCTAATTGACGGAAGTACAATAGGTACCCAAACAGACTTTGATGGGCAGTATACCATTGAAGCCAGCGCTGGTGACATATTGATTTTTTCCTATATAGGAATGAAAACGCAGTCGCTTACCGTTGGACAATCAAATAGTGTTGATATTACCATGGAAGAAGATGCAGCTAGTCTTGATGAGGTGGTGGTAATTGGTTATGGTACCCAAAAGAAAAGCGATCTTACGGGAGCCGTTGGTTCAGTTACTGCGGCCGAATTACAAGAGCGACCCGCTGCCTCTCTTACGCAGTCATTATCGGGAAAAATGCCAGGTGTAAGCGTCTCTATTAATTCCGGTAGGCCAGGTGGTAAATCTAATATTAGGATTAGAGGTAATTCATCGGTCAGTCTTTCTAATGATCCTTTATATGTTGTAGATGGAGTTATATTGGTCTCATCAGGATTGGCGAACAATAGTTCGCCCATAGACTACATTAATCCAAATGATATTGCTTCACTTGAAGTACTAAAAGATGCTTCAGCAACGGCAATATATGGGTCTAGAGGGGCAAATGGGGTTATTTTGGTGACAACAAAAAGAGGTAGTGTCTCTGGAGGAAAAATTAGTTATGATAGCTATTACAGTTTAGGAAGTCTTTCAAAAAAAGTAGGAGTGTTGAATTCTGAAGAATTTTTGATGATAGAAGAAGTAGCATATCAGAATGCAGAAAAATATGATGCTGTGGGTTTTGCAAATGGCAAGTATACTGACCCAGCGTTAAAAAGAACGGATCCCAACCTTTTTGATGCCAATGGAAATCCTTTGTACGATACGGACTGGCAGGATGAAGTAACCCGGGCCGCTTTTACACAGAATCATCAACTTTCATTTACAGGAGGAAGCGAGAAAGGTAGTTATGGAGCCTTTTTAGGATATATGAACGAAGAGGGAATCATGAAAGACTCATGGTTAAAGCGTTACTCGGGAAGATTTGTTTTTGATTCTAATATTAGGGATTGGATGAAAGTTGGCGGTAGCCTGAGTTACAATAATCAAAAGGAAAGAGTAATTCATGCTTCTTGGGTAGGGAGGAACATGATTGAAAATATACCAATTATTCCGGTAAAATACCCAGATGGAAGCTGGGCAAGTAACGCAGATTACCCTGGTATGGAAGGGGGGCCTAACCCTGTTCGGGTTGGAGAAGAATACAAAAAGTTTTTACGCACCAGTACCATATTAGGAAATATCTTTGCGAATATAACCCTAGCTAAAGGGCTTAATTTCAGAACTTCTATAGGAGTCAACAATGTTGAGCAAAAAACGGATGAATACGCAGGTCGTGAACTTAGTTTTATCGGTACAAATACTAATGGATATGCGGTTAGAGAAGCAAATGAGTATACTTCTTGGCAATTTGAAAATTACCTAACCTATAATAAGGAAATAGCAGAAACTCACTCAATAACTGGTTTATTAGGTATTTCCTGGCAACATATAAACAATACTGGTTTTAGTGCCAGAGCAGAAAATTTTTCTGATGACTTTTTTAGCTTTGATAATTTAGGCGCAGGGTCCGTTATTGGATCACCAAGCTCAAGTGCTTTTGCCTACGGCCTCAATTCGTATTTTGGAAGAATAAATTATGGTCTTCAAAACAAGTATTTGTTAACTGTAACAGGTCGTGTAGACGGATCTTCAAAATTTGGGGCCTCCAATAAATATGCATTCTTTCCTTCTGCAGCCTTAGCTTGGAAAGTATCGGAAGAAAACTTTTTAAAAGAATCCGCTACTATTTCTAACTTAAAGTTAAGGGCAAGTTACGGGGTAACGGGAAATTCAGAAATACCGGCATATGGTGCGTTACCAGGCTTAGGCAATTATGCCTATGTGGTTAATGATGCGGTGGTAAACGGTATAGGTATTGACCGGTTGGCTAATCCTGATTTGAAATGGGAAAAAACAAATCAGGTAGATGCGGGAATTGAAATTGGTCTGTTTGATGGAAGGGTTTCTTTAGAAGCAGATATATATCGAAAACTTACAGAGGACATGCTTTTGAATTCACCTGTACCAACAAGTAGCGGATATGCTTCGGTATTCAGAAATATAGGAAGTATGGAAAATAAAGGTGTTGAGTTTTCTTTGGGAACTAAGAATATTGTGAACACGGACTTTTCTTGGGATACGGATTTTAACATCGCAATGAACAAAAATGAAGTAGTGGCACTTTCTGGAGGGAGCGATATTTTTTCTGGACGAACCATAATCCGAGAAGGCGAGCCAGTGGGCTCATTTTTTGGATTGGTGCATTTGGGTACTTGGGGAACGGATGAAGCTGATGAGGCTGCAAAATATTTTAGACTACCCGGTGATGTTAAAATAGAAGATAGAAATGATGATGGGGTAATCAACCAGGCAGACCGGGCCATTATAGGCAAAGGTATGCCGGATGGTTATGGAAGTTTAATAAACACTTTTCGGTATAAGAATTTTGAGTTGTTGGTGGATTTGCAGTTTCAGTATGGTAATGATGTAATGTATATAACCACAAGACCTCAAGAAAACCGTCAGGGGATAGCTAATAGTCTTTCTACTGTTTTAGACGGATGGACACCAGAAAATCAAGATACACCAATTGCACAATGGAGACCTGTTTCCGCAGGATATGACAATTTAGATACTTCCCATATGATTCAGGATGGTTCATTTGTTAGAGGAAGAAACTTACTCTTAAGTTATAATTTTTCGCCGGATATAGCGGAAAAACTAATGTTGAGCAGACTGAAAATTTACACTTCTGCTCAAAACTTTTTCGTGAGTACAAAATATCAAGGTTATGATCCAGAGGTGCAGACCAGTGATACCACTTTTGGTCAAGGAGAGGTAAACTTTGACCAGTATCCTAAACCCAGAGTATTTATGATTGGATTGAATGCAACTTTCTAA
- a CDS encoding RagB/SusD family nutrient uptake outer membrane protein yields the protein MKNTIKTRIQVVLMAFLLVIGVGCSDFLDETDPSNITADSYFKTAEHAETSVYSIYSSLRSVRGGAYGGSPWLMMEFATGIAESDLGQADNSNIIRNLTNTSDNAYGKSYWDSSYKGIANANLAIANIPDIIMDETEKNKLLGEAHFLRAYYYFNLVRIFGSVPLIIDPIDLGSENLYSSQETVENIYAQIVVDLTKAESSGLPFNDDTGKVTLGAVKSLLSGVFLTMAGYPLQKGSEYYQKAADKAKEVIDSAEYSLFPSYSDLHDPAKNNMGENIFMVQYEAFVDPSDWQPLVIPYNMNISAYSEQTGAIYANQEFINSYDEGDKRVAEKEFYYTTYTSKFDRNDTIVLGGHFLYKHFDITANLDTASSDLNWDLIRYAEVLLIYAEAANEVSGPTADTYQAINSIRIRAELPELSGLSKDQFREAVWKEKWHELSYENVTWFDMVRLRKAFNVTTGSFDDYVGHQFVYGPTVTERELLFPIPTDELRNNENLVQNPGY from the coding sequence ATGAAAAATACAATAAAAACTAGAATTCAAGTAGTGCTGATGGCATTCTTACTTGTAATAGGAGTGGGGTGTTCCGATTTTCTTGATGAAACAGACCCATCCAATATTACTGCAGACAGTTATTTTAAAACGGCCGAGCATGCAGAAACCTCTGTCTATTCCATATATTCCAGTCTAAGGTCAGTACGTGGAGGGGCATATGGAGGAAGTCCTTGGTTAATGATGGAGTTTGCAACAGGAATTGCTGAAAGTGACCTCGGCCAAGCAGATAATAGTAACATTATTCGAAACCTAACCAATACTTCAGATAATGCTTACGGTAAGTCCTATTGGGATAGCAGTTATAAAGGCATAGCTAATGCTAATTTGGCAATTGCTAATATACCCGATATTATTATGGATGAAACTGAAAAAAATAAACTATTAGGTGAAGCACATTTCTTAAGAGCCTACTATTATTTTAATCTCGTCCGTATTTTTGGTAGCGTCCCCTTAATTATAGACCCAATAGATTTAGGCTCGGAAAACTTGTATTCATCTCAAGAAACGGTAGAAAATATTTATGCTCAGATTGTCGTGGATTTAACCAAGGCAGAATCGTCAGGATTGCCATTTAATGATGATACGGGAAAGGTAACTTTAGGAGCCGTAAAATCACTGTTGTCCGGCGTGTTTTTAACAATGGCGGGATACCCATTGCAGAAAGGTTCTGAGTATTATCAAAAAGCAGCGGATAAGGCCAAAGAAGTTATAGATTCTGCAGAGTATAGTTTATTCCCTTCTTACAGCGACCTGCACGACCCTGCAAAAAACAATATGGGAGAAAACATATTTATGGTCCAATATGAGGCATTTGTTGACCCATCAGATTGGCAACCTTTGGTTATACCATATAACATGAATATTTCTGCTTATTCCGAACAAACGGGGGCTATTTATGCCAATCAAGAATTCATAAATTCCTATGATGAAGGCGATAAAAGAGTAGCGGAAAAAGAGTTTTATTATACGACCTATACTTCAAAATTTGACAGGAACGATACCATAGTTTTAGGAGGTCATTTTTTGTATAAGCACTTTGATATCACCGCTAATTTAGATACCGCCAGTAGTGATTTAAATTGGGACTTAATTCGTTATGCCGAAGTGTTATTAATTTACGCGGAGGCTGCAAATGAAGTTTCAGGGCCAACTGCTGATACTTATCAAGCTATTAATAGTATTAGGATAAGAGCGGAACTTCCGGAATTATCAGGACTCAGTAAAGACCAGTTTAGAGAAGCTGTGTGGAAGGAAAAATGGCATGAACTCAGTTATGAAAACGTTACTTGGTTTGATATGGTCAGATTGAGAAAAGCATTTAACGTTACTACTGGATCCTTTGATGATTATGTAGGACATCAATTTGTCTATGGGCCAACAGTTACGGAACGTGAACTATTGTTTCCCATACCTACGGATGAATTAAGAAACAATGAGAATCTTGTTCAAAATCCGGGATATTAA